From a single Phocoena sinus isolate mPhoSin1 chromosome 1, mPhoSin1.pri, whole genome shotgun sequence genomic region:
- the PCSK9 gene encoding proprotein convertase subtilisin/kexin type 9 isoform X1 — protein sequence MVTGSSRRPWWPPLLLLLLLLLGPAGARAQEDEDGDYEELVLAFRSEEDSSADTAQNVAIATFHRCAKDAWRLPGTYMVVLKEETHRSQTERTARRLQAQAAHRGYLTKILHVFHDLVPGFLVKMSSDLLELALTLPHVQYIEEDSFVFAQSVPWNLERILPARRQADEHHAPTGGGLVEVYLLDTSIQSGHREIEGRVVVTDFENVPEEDGTRFHRQANKCDSHGTHLAGVVSGRDAGVAKGASLRSLRVLNCQGKGTVSSTLTGLEFIRKSQLAQPAGRLVVLLPLAGGYSPALNAACQHLAGTGAVLVAAAGNFRDDACLYSPASAPEVITVGATNAQDQPVTLGVLGTNFGRCVDLFAPGDDIIGASSDCSTCFTSQSGTSQAAAHVAGIVARMLTAEPELTLAELRQRLIRFSAKDVINEASFPEDQRVLTPNLVATLPPSTYGAGGQLFCRTVWSAHSGPTRMATAEARCAAPEELLGCSSFSRSGKRRGERIEARGGRRVCLAHNAFGGEGVYAIARCCLLPRANCRVHTAPPAGAGVQTQARCPQRGQVLTGCSSHWEVEDLGTPSRPVLRPRGQPDQCVGHKEASIHASCCHAPGLECKVREHGILGPAEKVTVACEGGWTLTSCGTLPGACPALGAYAVDNTCVVRGRDIGAGGRTGEEATVAIAICCRSRPSGEQASQEAQ from the exons ATGGTTACGGGCAGCTCCCGGCGGCCGTGGTggccgccgctgctgctgctcctgctgctgctcctgGGACCCGCGGGCGCCCGCGCGCAGGAGGACGAAGACGGCGACTACGAGGAGCTGGTGCTCGCCTTCCGGTCGGAAGAGGACAGCTCGGCTGACACGGCCCAGAACGTGGCCATCGCCACCTTCCACCGCTGCGCAAAG GACGCCTGGAGGCTGCCAGGAACCTACATGGTGGTGCTGAAGGAAGAGACCCACCGCTCGCAGACGGAGCGCACCGCCCGCCGCCTGCAGGCCCAGGCCGCCCACCGCGGCTACCTCACCAAGATCCTGCACGTCTTCCACGACCTTGTCCCCGGCTTCCTGGTGAAGATGAGCAGTGACCTGCTGGAGCTG GCCCTGACATTGCCCCACGTCCAGTACATCGAGGAGGACTCCTTCGTCTTTGCCCAGAGTGTCCCGTGGAACTTAGAGCGGATTCTCCCTGCGCGGCGCCAGGCGGATGAACACCATGCTCCTA CTGGAGGTGGCCTGGTGGAGGTATATCTCTTAGACACCAGTATCCAAAGTGGCCACCGGGAAATTGAGGGCAGGGTGGTAGTCACTGACTTCGAGAACGTGCCCGAAGAGGATGGGACACGCTTCCACAGACAG GCGAACAAGTGTGACAGCCATGGCACCCACTTGGCAGGGGTGGTCAGTGGCCGGGATGCTGGCGTGGCCAAGGGCGCCAGCCTGCGCAGCCTGCGTGTGCTCAACTGCCAAGGGAAGGGCACGGTGAGCAGCACACTCACAG GCCTGGAGTTTATTCGGAAGAGCCAGCTGGCCCAGCCGGCGGGCCGGTTGGTAGTGCTGCTGCCCCTGGCGGGTGGGTACAGCCCGGCCCTCAACGCCGCCTGCCAGCACCTGGCTGGGACGGGGGCAGTGCTGGTGGCCGCTGCCGGCAACTTCAGGGATGACGCCTGTCTCTATTCCCCGGCCTCAGCTCCCGAG GTCATTACTGTTGGGGCCACCAATGCCCAGGACCAGCCGGTGACCCTGGGGGTCCTGGGGACCAACTTTGGCCGCTGCGTGGACCTCTTTGCCCCAGGGGACGACATCATCGGTGCCTCCAGTGACTGCAGCACCTGCTTCACATCACAGAGTGGGACGTCACAGGCTGCCGCCCATGTGGCTG GCATTGTGGCCAGGATGCTGACCGCTGAGCCGGAGCTCACCCTGGCCGAGCTGAGGCAGCGGCTGATCCGCTTCTCTGCCAAAGACGTCATCAATGAGGCCTCGTTCCCCGAGGACCAGCGGGTGCTGACCCCCAACCTGGTGGCTACACTACCCCCCAGCACCTATGGAGCAG GTGGGCAGCTGTTCTGCAGGACCGTGTGGTCGGCGCACTCGGGGCCCACGCGGATGGCCACGGCCGAGGCCCGCTGTGCTGCCCCTGAGGAGCTGCTGGGCTGCTCTAGCTTCTCCAGGAGCGGGAAGCGGCGGGGCGAGCGCATTGAG GCCCGAGGGGGCAGGCGCGTCTGCCTGGCCCACAACGCATTTGGGGGTGAGGGTGTCTACGCCATTGCCAGGTGCTGCCTGCTGCCCCGGGCCAACTGCCGTGTCCACACGGCTCCGCCAGCTGGGGCCGGAGTGCAGACCCAGGCCCGCTGCCCCCAGCGGGGCCAAGTCCTCACAG GCTGCAGCTCCCACTGGGAGGTGGAGGACCTTGGCACCCCCAGTCGGCCTGTGCTGAGGCCACGGGGTCAGCCCGACCAGTGTGTCGGCCACAAGGAGGCCAGCATCCACGCTTCCTGCTGTCATGCGCCGGGTCTGGAGTGCAAAGTCAGGGAGCACGGGATCCTGGGCCCTGCAGAAAAG GTCACCGTGGCCTGCGAGGGAGGCTGGACGCTGACCAGCTGCGGGACCCTCCCCGGGGCCTGCCCCGCCCTGGGGGCCTACGCGGTGGACAACACGTGTGTGGTGAGGGGCCGGGACATCGGAGCAGGAGGCAGGACGGGCGAGGAGGCCACCGTAGCCATCGCCATCTGCTGCCGGAGCCGGCCCTCAGGGGAGCAGGCCTCCCAGGAGGCCCAGTGA
- the PCSK9 gene encoding proprotein convertase subtilisin/kexin type 9 isoform X2, translating into MVVLKEETHRSQTERTARRLQAQAAHRGYLTKILHVFHDLVPGFLVKMSSDLLELALTLPHVQYIEEDSFVFAQSVPWNLERILPARRQADEHHAPTGGGLVEVYLLDTSIQSGHREIEGRVVVTDFENVPEEDGTRFHRQANKCDSHGTHLAGVVSGRDAGVAKGASLRSLRVLNCQGKGTVSSTLTGLEFIRKSQLAQPAGRLVVLLPLAGGYSPALNAACQHLAGTGAVLVAAAGNFRDDACLYSPASAPEVITVGATNAQDQPVTLGVLGTNFGRCVDLFAPGDDIIGASSDCSTCFTSQSGTSQAAAHVAGIVARMLTAEPELTLAELRQRLIRFSAKDVINEASFPEDQRVLTPNLVATLPPSTYGAGGQLFCRTVWSAHSGPTRMATAEARCAAPEELLGCSSFSRSGKRRGERIEARGGRRVCLAHNAFGGEGVYAIARCCLLPRANCRVHTAPPAGAGVQTQARCPQRGQVLTGCSSHWEVEDLGTPSRPVLRPRGQPDQCVGHKEASIHASCCHAPGLECKVREHGILGPAEKVTVACEGGWTLTSCGTLPGACPALGAYAVDNTCVVRGRDIGAGGRTGEEATVAIAICCRSRPSGEQASQEAQ; encoded by the exons ATGGTGGTGCTGAAGGAAGAGACCCACCGCTCGCAGACGGAGCGCACCGCCCGCCGCCTGCAGGCCCAGGCCGCCCACCGCGGCTACCTCACCAAGATCCTGCACGTCTTCCACGACCTTGTCCCCGGCTTCCTGGTGAAGATGAGCAGTGACCTGCTGGAGCTG GCCCTGACATTGCCCCACGTCCAGTACATCGAGGAGGACTCCTTCGTCTTTGCCCAGAGTGTCCCGTGGAACTTAGAGCGGATTCTCCCTGCGCGGCGCCAGGCGGATGAACACCATGCTCCTA CTGGAGGTGGCCTGGTGGAGGTATATCTCTTAGACACCAGTATCCAAAGTGGCCACCGGGAAATTGAGGGCAGGGTGGTAGTCACTGACTTCGAGAACGTGCCCGAAGAGGATGGGACACGCTTCCACAGACAG GCGAACAAGTGTGACAGCCATGGCACCCACTTGGCAGGGGTGGTCAGTGGCCGGGATGCTGGCGTGGCCAAGGGCGCCAGCCTGCGCAGCCTGCGTGTGCTCAACTGCCAAGGGAAGGGCACGGTGAGCAGCACACTCACAG GCCTGGAGTTTATTCGGAAGAGCCAGCTGGCCCAGCCGGCGGGCCGGTTGGTAGTGCTGCTGCCCCTGGCGGGTGGGTACAGCCCGGCCCTCAACGCCGCCTGCCAGCACCTGGCTGGGACGGGGGCAGTGCTGGTGGCCGCTGCCGGCAACTTCAGGGATGACGCCTGTCTCTATTCCCCGGCCTCAGCTCCCGAG GTCATTACTGTTGGGGCCACCAATGCCCAGGACCAGCCGGTGACCCTGGGGGTCCTGGGGACCAACTTTGGCCGCTGCGTGGACCTCTTTGCCCCAGGGGACGACATCATCGGTGCCTCCAGTGACTGCAGCACCTGCTTCACATCACAGAGTGGGACGTCACAGGCTGCCGCCCATGTGGCTG GCATTGTGGCCAGGATGCTGACCGCTGAGCCGGAGCTCACCCTGGCCGAGCTGAGGCAGCGGCTGATCCGCTTCTCTGCCAAAGACGTCATCAATGAGGCCTCGTTCCCCGAGGACCAGCGGGTGCTGACCCCCAACCTGGTGGCTACACTACCCCCCAGCACCTATGGAGCAG GTGGGCAGCTGTTCTGCAGGACCGTGTGGTCGGCGCACTCGGGGCCCACGCGGATGGCCACGGCCGAGGCCCGCTGTGCTGCCCCTGAGGAGCTGCTGGGCTGCTCTAGCTTCTCCAGGAGCGGGAAGCGGCGGGGCGAGCGCATTGAG GCCCGAGGGGGCAGGCGCGTCTGCCTGGCCCACAACGCATTTGGGGGTGAGGGTGTCTACGCCATTGCCAGGTGCTGCCTGCTGCCCCGGGCCAACTGCCGTGTCCACACGGCTCCGCCAGCTGGGGCCGGAGTGCAGACCCAGGCCCGCTGCCCCCAGCGGGGCCAAGTCCTCACAG GCTGCAGCTCCCACTGGGAGGTGGAGGACCTTGGCACCCCCAGTCGGCCTGTGCTGAGGCCACGGGGTCAGCCCGACCAGTGTGTCGGCCACAAGGAGGCCAGCATCCACGCTTCCTGCTGTCATGCGCCGGGTCTGGAGTGCAAAGTCAGGGAGCACGGGATCCTGGGCCCTGCAGAAAAG GTCACCGTGGCCTGCGAGGGAGGCTGGACGCTGACCAGCTGCGGGACCCTCCCCGGGGCCTGCCCCGCCCTGGGGGCCTACGCGGTGGACAACACGTGTGTGGTGAGGGGCCGGGACATCGGAGCAGGAGGCAGGACGGGCGAGGAGGCCACCGTAGCCATCGCCATCTGCTGCCGGAGCCGGCCCTCAGGGGAGCAGGCCTCCCAGGAGGCCCAGTGA